One stretch of Sander vitreus isolate 19-12246 chromosome 16, sanVit1, whole genome shotgun sequence DNA includes these proteins:
- the tmem230a gene encoding transmembrane protein 230a, with the protein MQAIRSNMLGAGISNNKVKYSRLAADDDGYIDLQFKKSPPKVPYKAIALAIFLFLIGSLLIIFGTLLLSGTIKVEHPDRTIPVIIIGLLVFLPGFYHLRIAYFAAKGHRGYSYDDIPDFGD; encoded by the exons ATGCAGGCAATTAGAAGCAACATGTTGGGTGCTGGAATCTCCAACAACAAGGTCAAGTACTCCCGGCTGGCTGCTGATGACGACGGTTACATCGACTTACAG TTCAAGAAAAGCCCACCAAAGGTCCCATACAAGGCGATTGCACTGGCAATATTCCTGTTTTTGATTGGCTCCTTACTGATAATCTTCGGGACTCTTCTTCTGTCAGGAACCATAAAGGTCGAG CATCCAGACCGCACCATTCCTGTCATCATCATAGGGCTACTCGTGTTCCTTCCTGGATTTTACCATTTGAGAATTGCCTACTTCGCCGCAAAGGGTCACCGGGGTTACTCCTACGACGACATCCCCGATTTTGGCGACTGA